TGAATCGGGGTATCCACTGtaacttcaaaatgtttCCTCTCGTCTGAGATCATCTTTGAGATCCTCAGCGATACTTGTAACCAGTGATTAATCTCGACCTctctcgagttcgtatcTGGGTGGAATTGTTTGAAGCTGTTGAATATCTGTGGCACGTATACGTCGTACTCGAACAGTTTGTTCGCGAGACACGTTTGACCGTTCCCGTCCCCGTTGTTGGTGTCACCTTCATCCTCCTGTAACAGGTTCCCATAACTTTTCACCTCATTCTTCGGCcttctcttgaagaagtccaGTACGCCATTCGTGTCGTTTTCAGGTCCATTATGTTCCAACAACAGGTATTTGTTCTGGGGCCCTCTCCTGTGGAATTCCTTATCTGCATCTGCCCTCCGTGGTATGTACCTGTAATTGATGGTTTCAGTGAGGTAGATTCTGACTCTATGTAGATGCACCTTTTCGATGGGCATTGCGTACACGGATATGGGCAAGTAGGCGTCTAGCAGTGCGGATTTCGAGGAAACGGTGATCTCGTAGAAGAGAGAGTCCTTCCAGTTCTTTGCGATCACTATTGGTTCTGTATCAGCTAGTGAGTCCTCGTGTGGGGACCGGACCACCTGGACGGGCACCTTCCCGCAGAGTGGTTTCCGCTTATGTGGTTTCCATATCTCTAGGGACAAGTTGTACTTCGTCTGTGCATAGTCAACTCTCACGGATTCCTGCGCTGTCGGTGGGACGACGTACTCGAAGTAGTAACTATAGTTCCTCCCCGCTGTGAGCAGAGTCTCACTACTCACAAACTCCCATCTGTGTCGCAGTATCGTCTTaatctgttgttgctgctgctgtctcAGTTCAAGGTCCCTCGAATGTGCGAACTCTGGCCAGCTCATCTCCAGTTGTCCCAGAAACTCCAAGTTCACCCGTTGCACGGCCACGTCCCTTGTTGGGCATATATGGAGTGTACCTCTGAGCACCGCTGAGGGATCTGCCTGGGACCGGGGGACCCGCCGTCCTTTACGAAGAGCACGTTTTCCGCGAGCTCGATGTACGCCCTGAGCGTAGAGCTCTGGCACACGGGTACGCCGTACTGCTGCAGCTCACCATCATAACCCGGGAGCAACATGTGTCTACTACAGCTAGTGATAAGCACCCACCCACGCACAGCCCTCGAATAAAGGGTGCAACTACATAGACTCCACACTCATTCAAACATagcatatatatatgtatgtatgtatgtatgtacGTACGTGCGATATGCTTGCACTTGTTATCGCAACGCATCCATTACTATCAAGTCGACGACAGCGTCGCGATAAGCATCTCCAGTTAATGTCCCCCGCACAGCAACCAACCAAAAGTGGC
This sequence is a window from Huiozyma naganishii CBS 8797 chromosome 3, complete genome. Protein-coding genes within it:
- the ALY1 gene encoding Aly1p (similar to Saccharomyces cerevisiae YJL084C and YKR021W; ancestral locus Anc_1.282) is translated as MSWPEFAHSRDLELRQQQQQQIKTILRHRWEFVSSETLLTAGRNYSYYFEYVVPPTAQESVRVDYAQTKYNLSLEIWKPHKRKPLCGKVPVQVVRSPHEDSLADTEPIVIAKNWKDSLFYEITVSSKSALLDAYLPISVYAMPIEKVHLHRVRIYLTETINYRYIPRRADADKEFHRRGPQNKYLLLEHNGPENDTNGVLDFFKRRPKNEVKSYGNLLQEDEGDTNNGDGNGQTCLANKLFEYDVYVPQIFNSFKQFHPDTNSREVEINHWLQVSLRISKMISDERKHFEVTVDTPIQLVNKLCSHANILPPRYDTTVRNSNATDQQFHSSNRRFPKEIYQTAILSPDVFSTDVTIPNVVVVPGSNPSNVTRLVHTTKRRSEPLLKTPKFLSNIYQPRVLPQGLTTAQAVPKSARNESETAIIDSDDSDPFSLLINDPKTDIAPPSYDESMLMANDHISKETTTTHWDDTVDEDLAAQWSRYKIEFVPNYAKRKRRTTSSTLTEANHIQVIKHTLPLQDGEEDMATLFNVEEHSGMPIPLNN